In Halorubellus sp. JP-L1, one DNA window encodes the following:
- a CDS encoding winged helix-turn-helix domain-containing protein, with the protein MEGVLWYVLASSRGGPTRVRIVQALDERPQNANQLAEELDMDYTTIRHHLDVLMENNVVRRTDDDYAAVYLFTDQAKSNWGIVEEVLDTVAEDDP; encoded by the coding sequence ATGGAGGGCGTTCTGTGGTACGTACTCGCGAGTTCCCGCGGCGGGCCGACGCGCGTCCGCATCGTGCAGGCGCTCGACGAGCGACCGCAGAACGCGAACCAGCTCGCCGAGGAACTCGACATGGACTACACGACGATACGCCACCACCTGGACGTCCTCATGGAGAACAACGTCGTCCGGCGGACCGACGACGACTACGCCGCCGTCTACCTGTTCACGGACCAAGCGAAGTCGAACTGGGGGATCGTCGAGGAGGTACTCGACACCGTCGCGGAGGACGACCCATGA
- a CDS encoding acyl-CoA dehydrogenase family protein gives MDFALSDEQKQVKEEVARFAENEVEPVAKEYDVNEEYPWEVMEKAADAGLLGAHIPFEYGGADYGNLESALITEELFAVDPGIGLCLTSASFGADAIMEFGTEDQKERFLEPIPKGDAIMGAAISEPDTGSDVSSVSTQAEKDGDEWVIDGNKMWITNGSIGDYYVVLCETDPDAEGRYNGFSQIVVEADRDGFEAEKITGKLGIRASDTAELILNDVRVPEENLVGTRGMGFLQQMQFFDETRTAVAAQGVGIAKGAAEAALDYAQEREQFDRPIGDFQAIQHKLADMHTRTEAARMLTYKAAWNVDQGEDITKLASMAKEFASRVAVDAANEAVQIHGGAGYVNDFPVERFYRDAKITQIYEGTTEIQKNIIARELLGKGY, from the coding sequence ATGGACTTCGCGCTCTCAGACGAGCAGAAACAGGTCAAAGAGGAGGTCGCACGGTTCGCCGAGAACGAGGTCGAACCCGTCGCGAAGGAGTACGACGTGAACGAGGAGTACCCCTGGGAGGTCATGGAGAAGGCCGCCGATGCCGGCCTGCTCGGCGCACACATCCCCTTCGAGTACGGGGGCGCGGACTACGGCAACCTCGAATCCGCACTCATCACCGAGGAACTGTTCGCAGTGGACCCCGGCATCGGGCTCTGCCTGACTTCGGCGTCCTTCGGCGCGGACGCCATCATGGAGTTCGGGACGGAAGATCAGAAGGAGCGCTTCCTCGAACCCATCCCGAAGGGCGACGCCATCATGGGCGCGGCCATCAGCGAACCCGACACCGGGAGCGACGTCTCCTCGGTCTCCACGCAGGCCGAGAAGGACGGCGACGAGTGGGTGATAGACGGGAACAAGATGTGGATCACGAACGGCTCGATCGGCGACTACTACGTCGTCCTCTGCGAGACCGACCCGGACGCCGAGGGGCGCTACAACGGCTTCAGTCAGATCGTCGTCGAGGCCGACCGCGACGGGTTCGAGGCCGAGAAGATCACGGGGAAACTGGGCATCCGCGCGAGCGACACCGCGGAACTCATCCTGAACGACGTCCGCGTTCCCGAGGAGAACCTCGTCGGGACGCGCGGGATGGGCTTCCTCCAGCAGATGCAGTTCTTCGACGAGACCCGCACCGCCGTCGCCGCCCAGGGCGTCGGTATCGCGAAGGGCGCCGCCGAGGCCGCGCTCGACTACGCGCAGGAGCGCGAGCAGTTCGACCGCCCCATCGGCGACTTCCAGGCCATCCAGCACAAGCTCGCCGACATGCACACGCGCACGGAGGCGGCGCGCATGCTGACGTACAAGGCCGCGTGGAACGTCGACCAGGGCGAGGACATCACGAAACTCGCCTCCATGGCGAAGGAGTTCGCGTCGCGCGTCGCCGTCGACGCCGCGAACGAGGCCGTCCAGATCCACGGCGGCGCCGGCTACGTGAACGACTTCCCCGTCGAGCGCTTCTACCGCGACGCGAAGATCACGCAGATCTACGAGGGCACGACCGAGATCCAGAAGAACATCATCGCGCGCGAACTCCTCGGCAAGGGCTACTGA